One window of Candidatus Tectomicrobia bacterium genomic DNA carries:
- a CDS encoding SDR family oxidoreductase translates to MFSLRGKTALVTGSARGIGHAIARAFAAAGADVVLHGRDGVRLKRAAESIPPGGGRIALAESDLSREEGILDLCRKAEPAFGRIDILVNNAAARGTLGPLLDCPLESWQATMRANVSGYLQMIQMLARPMAGRGWGRVINVVSSTGLKARAGYGDYSISKAAQIMMTRQFASELGRYGITVNAIAPILTRTDFSAATWQNEEKLQRVLSLQPIPRLLEAEDCAGAAVFLASEASSMVTGTVLPVDGGALA, encoded by the coding sequence ATGTTCTCGCTGAGGGGGAAGACCGCCTTGGTCACGGGCAGCGCCCGGGGCATCGGGCACGCGATCGCCCGCGCCTTCGCGGCCGCCGGAGCGGACGTGGTGCTGCATGGCCGGGATGGCGTCCGGCTGAAGAGGGCGGCCGAAAGCATTCCCCCGGGTGGAGGCAGGATCGCCTTGGCCGAGTCGGACCTGTCCAGGGAGGAAGGAATCCTCGACCTTTGCCGGAAGGCCGAGCCAGCCTTTGGAAGAATTGACATCCTGGTGAACAACGCCGCCGCCCGGGGCACCCTCGGCCCCCTGCTGGATTGCCCTCTCGAAAGCTGGCAAGCCACCATGCGCGCGAACGTGAGCGGCTACCTCCAGATGATCCAGATGCTCGCCCGGCCCATGGCCGGGCGCGGGTGGGGAAGGGTGATCAATGTCGTCTCCTCCACCGGCCTCAAGGCGCGGGCCGGCTACGGCGACTACAGCATCAGCAAGGCCGCCCAGATCATGATGACGCGCCAGTTCGCCTCCGAGCTCGGCCGCTATGGAATTACGGTGAATGCCATCGCCCCCATACTCACCCGCACGGATTTTTCGGCTGCCACCTGGCAAAATGAAGAAAAACTCCAGCGCGTTCTCTCCCTCCAGCCGATCCCCCGCCTGCTGGAGGCGGAAGATTGCGCGGGGGCGGCGGTGTTTCTGGCGAGCGAAGCCTCCTCGATGGTCACCGGGACGGTCCTTCCGGTGGACGGAGGCGCACTGGCCTAG